Within Chelatococcus sp. HY11, the genomic segment CGGTCCGACGCAGGCTTCAGATAAGACCGCCATCGCCGCGCCCGGGTTCTGAAGCCCGTTCGTCGGATTCTGTTCTGATTGAATTCCAGCCCCCGAGAAGCGTCGCGCCCGGAAGCGTCGCGCTTCTTTTGGGGGCTTACTTCTTTTGCGACATGTGGCGCGTCCGGGCGATGCGCCGACTTCGCGAGCGTTTTGAAAAAATGACGGCCGGGACTTGCCGGCCGTCATCCTTAAGGACAGTCACGTCAGGCCGTTATCAGCAATCCTGATATTGGCGGCCGCGATAATAATAAGTTTCGCAAGCCGGAGCGGTCGCGGCACCCACCAGCGCACCACCAGCCGCGCCGACAGCGCCGCCGACCAGAGCGCCGCTCGCGCGGCCTGTGGCTAGCCCTCCCACCGCGGCGCCGGTCGCGCCTCCTATGACCGCTCCGCCGACGGCCCGGTCCTGTGGCGTGTTGCAGGCCGCCAGACCGCCAGCCATTCCGACGGTGATGAGGCCAATCGCCAGGATCTTTTTCATGGGGTCGTTTCCTTTCAAACCGCATGCATACGAGACCTCAACGCTTGGAAAAGCGGGACAGTTCCTCCCAAAGTCCGCAAATTTTGGATTTTATGGCGCGGATTTTCGGTGGGGACCGTATAGTTTCTGTTATTTCCAGATATTCAATGAATACAATTATCGTAAGTAAGTTTGTGTAGAAAATCATCGGTTTGAAATAGAAAATTTCACTTTTTATTCTGGGCAATCTTGACAGTAATAGACGATTCTCCTGCCCGAAGATTGCCGCATTCTTGCGCGAAGTCACACGCTCAAGCTCGAATGTGACGAATGATTGCTGTGGCATGGCGATATGATTATCGCGTGTCTACGGCTGCGCTTAAGGTGATGTTATCCACATCGCTTTTTGGAACAGGAGGACGTGCGTATGGATCTGACGCGGGCATGAAGGGCGCGTACAGAAACGTCAGGATGCTGCTGACGGCGTCGCTTTTGGCGACAGTGGGCTGCATCACCGCGGCATCCGCCCAGAGCGAGCGGCGTGCTTTGGAAATCCCGCCTGATTTGCAGGCGACGGCCAAGGCCACCGGCAAGAATGGGAAGGGTGATTACCGGCGCAAGGCACAGCGGACCCGCGCCGGCGGGAGCAGCGTTGCCACATCGTCCGGCAGCGTTTCCCCACAGGCGGCGGCCGTACCTGAAGTGAAGGCGCTCGCGCCCGATCCGGCGCAGGCCGTCACGCCGCAACCGAAGGTGGCTTCGACCGCGACAGGCCGGCGTAAAGCGCCGCGCCCGCTCGATTTGAAGTCCGCGGCTCTGCGTAAGCCTGTTGCCGCTTCGCTCGTGACAGGCGCGCCACGCTCGCCCGTTGCCAGTGCGACGGCTGCTGAAGGCCCGGCCGACAAGGCGGACGTGACATCTTCGATTGCAGTCCGCACGCCACAGCCGCCGCCAGCTCCCGCACGGGCGGCTGCCGCGCCGGCGAAGCCGCTGAAGGTTGCGATTGCCGAGCCAGGCACCGCTGAAATCGCCGCCACGCGGTCCATGACAGACGCCGGCCCAGCCGCGGGGGGCGTGCATTCGCTGATCGCCCGCCATGCGTCGGCCAATGGCGTGCCAGTGGATCTCGCGATCGCAGTCGTGCGAGTCGAGAGCCGGTTCAATCCGCGTGCCCGCAATGGCGTCAATGTCGGGCTGACGCAGATCAGCACGGCGACAGCGCGGGGAATGGGATACCAAGGCCCGATCCAGGGTCTCTACGACGCTGATACGAACTTGCGTTATGGAATTCGTTATCTCGCGCAGGCCTATCGCCTTGCGGGAGGGGACACCTGCCGGACTGTCTTGAAGTATCAGGCCGGTCATCGCGCGACGTCCATGACGGGCGCGGCGCGGGCATATTGCGCCAAGGTGAAACCCCACGTCAGTCGGCGCTGATCCTTCGGCCCGGTTCGGTCAAGGCTCAGCATAGGCCGGCATTCTTGCCGCTATTGGAGCTGGCAGGCTGCGAGGCATAGCCTCGCGGCGCGGTTTTTTATTGAGCCATTTTGAGGAGTGAGAGTATTGCGTTTTGTCAAAGTGATTGCGTGCATCAGTTTTTCCACGTTCTGCATGGCCGGCGCCGCGTCGGCTACCGAAACCAGGACAGGGCCAGAGGTCCCGGGCGCTCTCGATATCAATCGCATGGGTGAACTGGTTCTCGGCATCAAGGTGTCCCAGCCGCTGATCGACGCCCACAGCCATCCTGTCATCGGCTACAAGGGGGCGATCCGCGTGAAGGCGGGCAAGGCGCTGCGCTACAATTCAGCTTATCGCAGCCGCTATACCGCGCTCATCGCGCACTATGCCAAGGAGAACGGCTTGCCGGAGAGGCTTGTCGATGCCGTCATGCGCGTGGAAAGCCGCTACAAGCAGAACGCGTTCAGCGGTGTCGCGGTTGGTCTGATGCAGATCAAGCCATCGACGGCGCGTGACATCGGCTATGTCGGTACGGTCGCGGGCCTCTACACGCCCGACGTCAACATCATGTACGGCGTCAAATATCTGGCTGGGGCCTATCGGCGTGCCGGGGGCGACATGTGCGGCACCATCATGCGCTACAACAGCGGCTACTACGCCAAGCGGCCGAATGCCACCAATCGCGATTACTGCGCGAAGGTGAAGGGCATCATCGCCGAGGATATCCGCCAGAATCAGCCCGATGCCAGCAAACAGGTGGTCGCAGACCGCGGTTGACGGCGCCTCGCGCCGTCTTGACCCGGGGGCTGGCGGCGCCTATCGAACAGGCGTCAGCCGGCCGGACGACCGCCGCGAGAGGAGTGATCTTCGCGCGGAGGAAAGTCCGGGCTCCACGGAAACACGGTGCCGGATAACGTCCGGCGGGGGTGACCCCAGGGAAAGTGCCACAGAAAGCAAACCGCCGGGCATTGCGATGTCCGGTAAGGGTGAAAGGGTGCGGTAAGAGCGCACCGCGCGGGCGGTAACGCAGGCGGCAAGGTAAACCCCACCGGGAGCAAAACCGAATAGGGACGACAGGCGCTTCGGCACCAAGCCCGTTTCCGGGCCCGTCGTCCGGGTTGGTTGCTGGAGGCTGTCGGCAACGGCAGTCCCAGAGGAATGGTCGTCACGTCGGCGAGTTCGCTCGCCGGCCTTACAGAACCCGGCTTACAGGCCGGCTGACACAACCGCCCCATCTACTCCTTCCTCACGCCGATGCCGTCCGCATTGGCGGCATCGCGGGCGCTGCGTTTCTGATTCAAAATGTCGCGCCATCCTGCTGTACGGGAATCATTTTTCCTCCGGCTGCCCCGCGCGACGCCGCTATCGTTGCCTTCGCGCCATGTGGCGCAGGGGCAAGTTGGGCGGCATCCGGCTAAGGCTTTGGGATGGCGCCCCACAGCGCGACGCGGGGGCTGACGGGCTTTGGCTAGATCCGCGCGCAAGTCCTTGCCGCGGAATCGCATTTTTGCCCTGTCCGGCGTGTCGTCACGCGATGACTGGGTGTCGTCCGTGACGACGATACTGATTCAACTATCAGACTCAAGGTGTTGAAAATAAAGATTTTATAACGATCACTCGCTGATGACCGCGAGAAACTCCGGCGGCACATGGTTTGTCAGCCACACCCCGTTCTCCGCCTCCAGGAAAGTGAAGCCGGCCTGGCGCATCGCGCCTGTGTCGACTGTCAGGATGGCGGGCGATCCATGCCGCATCCCGACGGTCCGGGCGGTCTCGGCGGTCAGGGAAAGATGGACGTGCTGGCGCTGTCCAGGTTTCAGTCCTTCCGCGAAGATAGACCCCAGGTTGCGCCGTGCCGTCCCATGGTGGAGCACGGCGGGCGGTTCGCTCGGCGCGATGCCGAGATCCACGTTCACGGAATGGCCCTGCGCTGCGCGGATGCGCTTTCCGTCTGGTGAAAGCGTAAAGCGTTGCTTGTCGCTGGCGGCTACCACGGCGAGGAGGGTCTCGCGGTCAAGATTCTGTCCCGCGGTCCGCGCCTTCGTGATCAGCGTATCCACGTCGGCCCAGCCCTGGGGATCGAGCTGAAGGCCGATGGAATCCGGCGCGTGGCGGAGCACGTAGCTGAGAAACTGACTGATGGCCTTCGACATTGCAGGGGTGATCCGCGAGGGCGGCGCGACACGCCGGGGTCCGGCAATCATGGCGATTGGCTGGGAAATGTCGACGTCGCCGGCCGTGCGCTACCAGTCATCGCGCTTATCCTCCGCCTTCTTTCCTGAAAAAAGTGACGTGATTTTGAGCGGCTTCCGCGTCGGCAAGCGCTGAAAAGCAAGCCTTCGTTAACCTTGAGGGAGTGTCATGGCGGCTCCTGGGAGCCATCACCGGAACTCCCTGATTCCATTGACGACCATAAAATCCCATGCTATCCCAAATCATCCCGTCAACGGCGGGATTCACAAGCTCAGACAAGGTGTTTGGCGCCTCCTACGGGACCGGCGACGAGCTGTCGTTTGGGATGTCTGGGGTCAGTGTGCGTGCGCCTGCGGGGCTCGCAGGCGAGGGGACGGCTGGGATCGGTTGCCATGGACCGCTTTGTGTCCAACTTCACCAACCGGTTGGACGCGAAGGGACGGGTCTCCATCCCGGCGTCGTTTCGGGCCGTTCTCGTAAGGGATGGTTTCGAGGGGCTCTATGTGCATCCGGCGCTGGACACGCCAGCTTTGGACGCGGGGGGCAACGCCCTGTTGACGGAGATCGACGGCTTGCTGTCGACGCTGTCTCCCTATTCGGAGGAGCGGGACCATCTCTCGACAGCGCTGCTTGGGACGAGCGAGGTTTTGAAGGTGGATACGGAGGGGCGCGTCATCCTCACGGATACGCTGCGCGACCACGCCGGTATCTCCGACCATGTCACCTTTGTGGGGCATGGGCAGAAGTTTCAGATGTGGAAGCCGGACCTGTTCCGGACCCATCTCGAGGAGGCGCGGGCGAAGGTGCGGGAGCTCAAGCGCGCCCTTGGCACTGCCACCCTTGGCACTGCGCCAAAAGTTCCGGGGTCTTCCGGAGCACGGGAATGACGACGGGTCGCGGTGGCGGCCAGGCCGGAGACGGCCCGGCTGATACCGCTGGCGGACCGGCCCGTCACATTCCCGTGCTACTGGAAGAGGTTCTGGACGCGCTCGCCCCGCAACCGGGCGGTTCCTATCTCGACGGCACGTTCGGCGCTGGTGGTTATACCGGCGCCATTCTGAAGGCGGCCGATGGGGTGCGCGTCGTCGCACTCGACCGTGACCCCGATGCGATCCGCGACGGGCGGCCGCTCGTTGAAGCGGCTGCGGGACGGCTTCACCTCATCGAAGGCCGCTTCGGCGATCTCGAGGACCACGCGGCTGAGGCGGGCTTTCTCCCGCTCGATGGTGTGGTGCTCGATATCGGCGTGTCATCCATGCAGGTGGACCAGGGCGAGCGGGGCTTTTCCTTCCGCAACGATGGTCCGCTCGACATGCGCATGGAGCAGGCCGGACGCAGCGCAGCCGATATCGTCAATGAGGCGGATGAAGGCGAGATCGCCGACATCCTCTACCATTTCGGCGAGGAGCGCCGGTCGCGGGCGATCGCGCGGGCGATCCTGGAAGCGCGGCGCCGGGCGCCTATCCGCACGACAGGCGAACTCGCCGATCTCGTTGCCGGCATTGTGCGGGCCGAGCCGAATGGTCCCCATCCCGCGACGCGCTCCTTCCAGGCGCTGCGCATCGCGGTCAATGACGAGCTCGGCGAACTCGTGCGCGCGCTCCACGCCGCTGAGCGGGTGCTCAAGCCGGGAGGCCGGCTCGTGGTCGTCACCTTCCATTCGCTGGAAGACCGCATCGTCAAGCAGTTCATGGCGCGGCGCTCGGCGCGCACGGCCGGCGTCTCCCGGCATCTGCCCGGCGAGGCGGTGGACGATGCGACCTTCACACTGGCGACGCGTGGCCCGGTGATCGCATCGGAGACGGAACTGCGCGCCAATCCGCGTGCGCGTTCCGCCAAGCTGCGTGCCGCCGAACGCACGACCGCACCGCCCCGCGCGGAAGACGAGGACGTTCTGGCGTTGGCGGCGCTACCCGAGGCGGGCCGTGCCGGAAAGCCCCGGTCCAAGAGTGGGGGACCGGGGAGTGGGCGACCAGGCTCCAGTCGAGGAAGGACGCGTACATGATCCGCCTCATGCATCTCATCGCCATCGCCTTGCTCGTGGGCTCGGCGGGATACGCGTATTCCGTCAAGTATGAGACGATCTACTACGCCGAGCAGGTGGCCAAACTGAAGACGCGTGTCCAGCGCGAGAAAGAGGCCATCGCGGTGATGCGGGCGGAGTGGCAGTATTTCAATCGCCCGGATCGTCTGCAGGTTCTGGCGAAGCGGCATCTCGACCTGCAACCGCTCACGGTGAAGCAGATCGCGAAATTGAGCGACGTGCCGGAACGGCAGGCGAAGGTCGATGCCATCGGACGCAAGCTCGAGTTGCTTGGCCTCGGTGAACCGACGGCAACGCCCCAGACCGGTTCGACGTCAGCAGCCAGCACCCCCTCCGTGGCGCGGTGAGAGTTCCTATGTCCAACGTTCCGACGATCGACGCTCCTTACTCCGGCCAGTATGGTTCCGACGCTACGGTGGCGCCGGGTGAGCGCCCTTCGCCTGCCGGCCGGGCTCGCCGGATCCTGCTCGCGATCATCGCCTTTCTCAGCCGCTTCTTCCACATGCGGGCCGACAAGGGTGTGGCCCGCATCGGCCTCGTTGGCGTCTTCTTCTCGCTGCTTTTCATGCTGATCATCGGCCGGCTCACCCTGCTCGCGCTGGCGCCGGAGGCCCAGAGCGAGTTCCATCGGAGAGCAACGGCCGCCATCATGGCCTCACGCCCCGATATCGTCGACCGCAATGGCGTCATTCTGGCCACCGACGTCAAAACCGCCTCGGTCTTCGCCGAGCCGCGCAACATCATCGACAAGGACGAGGCGACGGAGCTTCTGACCGCGGTGCTGCCGGATCTCAACGCGACAGATCTGCGTAACAGGCTCGGCACCAAGCGCGGCTTCGTCTGGGTGAAGCGCGAGGTCTCGCCGAAGCAGCAGGCGGAAGTGCACCGTCTCGGCATCCCCGGCGTCGGCTTCATTCCGGAGAACAGGCGCGTTTATCCCAACGGTCCGATCGGCGCGCATATCCTCGGCTTTGCCAATGTCGACCACGAGGGTATCGCCGGGATCGAGAAATACCTCGATGGCCAGGGCCTGCAGGCTCTGTCCGGTTTTGGTTTTGCCCGCAGCGCCGACGACATGAAGCCGATCGCCCTGTCGCTCGACCTGCGCGCCACCCACGCGGTGCGCGACGAACTCGTGAAGGGCATGGCGTATTTTCGCGCCAAGGCGGCGGCGGCCGCGATCCTCGACGTCAACACCGGCGAGATCGTCTCGCTCGTTTCGCTGCCGGATTTCGACCCGAGCAACCCTGTCGACGCCCAGGACAAGGACCGCATCAACCGCCTCAATGTCGGCGTCTATGAGATGGGCTCGACCTTCAAGGCGCTGACGGTCGCGATGGCGCTGGACAGCGGCAAGGCGAACATCAACTCGACCTACTCCACCGCGGGCGGCATGATGCGCTTTGGCCGGCAGGTCATTCGCGAGTATCACGGCACGGGCCGCACGCTGACGGTGCCGGAAGTTTTCGTGCATTCATCGAACATGGGCTCGATCAAGATGGCGCTGTCTGTCGGAGTGGAGGGCCACAAGGCCTTCCTCCGCAAGATGGGGCAGCTGGATCGCATGCGTACCGAATTGCCCGAAAGCGCCGAGCCCCTCGTGCCGGGCCGCTGGGGCGAGATCAATACCGCCACCATCGCCTTCGGCCATGGCCTGGCCGTGGCGCCTATCCAGGCGCTAGCCGCCGTCGGCGCGCTGGTAAATGGCGGCTATTTCATCAAGCCGACCTTCCTGAAGCGCTCGGAAGCGGACGCCAAGGCGGATGCCCCCCGGGTGATCAAGCCGGAGACGTCGGAGGCGATGCGCTATATCATGCGCATCAACGCGGAGCGTGGTTCGGCGCGCAAGACCGAGGAAGCAACGAGCGGCGCCTATTACATCGGCGGCAAGACGGGCACGGCCGAGAAGGTGATCAACGGCCGCTATGCCAAGAACAAGAACTTCACGACGTTCATGGCGATCGCTCCGGCCGACAAGCCGAAGTATGTTTTCCTGACGCTCTATGACGAGCCGCAGGCGACGCCGGAGAGCTATGGCTACACCACGGCTGCCTGGAACGCGGGCGTGACCACCGGCAAGATAATCGAGCGGGTGGCCCCACTTCTCGGCTTGCCGCCCCACACCGCGCCGCTTGCCGTGGCCTTCCCGACCATGGCGCGTCAGGGCGCCTGGGGGATCCGCTGATGGACACGAGCGCGACCTTGCCTGAACGCGGGAGAATGGGTCCATGAAGAGCCCTGTGTCAGAGGCCGCCAGATCGCTTGGCGACCTGATCCCCGGTCAATTCGCGGAGAGTGAAGCCCGGCGCGCCATCGCCGGGCTTACTGCCGATTCACGTGCCGTGAAGCCTGGTTTCCTCTTCGCCGCAGTCCCGGGCACGAAAACCGATGGCCTCACTTTCGCCGGCGATGCCGTCGCGCGCGGCGCTGTCGCGATCATCGGCGAGGGGCCAAGGCCAGCGGATGTTCCGACCGATATCGTCTTCGCGCAGGTGACCAACGTTCGCCGCGTGCTCGCGCTCGCCGCGGCGCGCTTCTATCCGCGCCAACCGGAGACGATCGTCGCGGTGACGGGGACGAGCGGCAAGAGCTCTGTAGCCGAGTTCACGCGGCAGATCTTCGCGGCGCTGGGGCACCAGGCGGCAAGCCTCGGCACGATCGGCGTCGTTGCGCCGGGCGGGGCCGTCTATGGCTCGCTGACGACGCCTGACCCCGTGGCGCTGCACCGGACGCTTGATCAGCTGGCCGGCGATGGGGTCACCCACCTCGCAATGGAAGCGTCTTCCCACGGGCTCGACCAGCACAGGCTCGATGGCGTCAGGCTCACAGCCGGCGCCTTCACCAATCTTGGCCGCGACCATCTCGATTATCATCCGACGGTCGAGGCCTATCTTGAGGCCAAGCTCCGTCTGTTCACGGACCTTCTGCCGGGTGATGCGGCCGTCGTGGTCAATGCCGACGCGCCCGAATCGAAGGCTGTGGCCGATGCCGCCCGCGCGCGGGGTCTGCGGCTGATCAGCGTCGGCGAAGCCGGAGCGGATCTCAAGCTCGAAGGGATCGAGCAGCAGGGCTTTGACCAGGTCCTCTCCATCAGCCATGGCGGCAGCGCCGAAACGGTGCGTCTACCGCTTGCCGGTGATTTCCAGGCATCAAACGCCCTCGTGGCGGCCGGGCTTGCCATTGCGGCGGGCGAGGATGTGCGACAGGCGCTCGCGGCCCTCTCGGGCCTTGCCGGCGTCAAGGGCCGGATGGATCGGGTCGCGACGATCAATGGTGCGCTTGTCATCGTGGATTTCGCCCACAAGCCCGACGCGCTCGACCATGTCCTGACCGCCCTGCGCCCCTATGCGAGGGGCAAGCTCGTCGTCGTGTTCGGCACCGGCGGTGATCGCGACCAGGGCAAGCGCCCGATCATGGGCCGCATCGCCGTAGAGCGGGCGGACGTCGTCATCGTCACCGACGACAACCCGCGCTCGGAGGATCCCGCGACCATCCGCGCGGCCATACTCGCCGCGGCGCCGGGCGCGCGCGAAATCGGCGATCGCGCTGCGGCGATCCGAACGGCCGTCGCCGAGCTCAAGGCCGGCGATGTGCTCGTGATTGCCGGCAAAGGCCATGAAACGGGCCAGATCATCGGCACAAAGACATTGCCCTTCTCCGATCACGACGCCGTGACCGAAGCCATTGCCGCGTTGAGGCTACCATGAGTGCGACGATGACGAGTTCCAAGTCCTTGTGGACCGGTGCCGAGCTGGCCGAGGCCATGGGCGCGCGCCTCGAGGGTGAAGCTGCCGGCGCCATCACTGGCGTGTCGATCGATACGCGCACGCTTGCCCCCGGTGATGCTTATTTCTCCATTCGTGGCGACGTGCACGACGGCCACGCCTTCGTTGCGGAAGCGTTCCGCCGGGACGCCGCGGCGGCCGTCGTCGACGAGGCGCATGTGGGTGAGCTCGCGGGCGCGGGTCCCATGATCGTCGTTCCCGATGTGCTGCGCGGCCTTGAGAGCGCCGCCCGCGCGTCACGCGCGCGCTCGCCGGCCCGCTTCGTCGCCGTGACCGGTTCTGTGGGCAAGACCAGCACGAAGGAAGCGCTGCGCCTCGCGCTCGGTTCCCAGGGTGAGGTGCATGCCTCGGCCGCGTCCTACAACAACCATTGGGGCGTGCCGCTGTCGCTCGCGCGTATGCCGGCGCACTGCGACTTCGGCGTCTTCGAGATCGGCATGAGCGCTCCCGGCGAGATCGTGCCGCTGACGCATATGGTGCGTCCTCACGTGGCCGTCGTGACCACGGTCGCGCCGGTTCACCTCGAATTCTTCCCGTCGATCGCGGCGATCGCCGACGCAAAGGGCGAAGTATTTCTGGGCCTTGAGCCGGGCGGCGTCGCGGTCATCAACCGCGATATCGGCGAGTATGGACGGTTGAAGTCCCATGCCATGGCCTCGCCGGCCGGCCGGATCATCACCTTCGGCGAGCATGACGAGGCGGATGTCCGGGCGCGGCGCATCATTCCTCAGGCCGATTGCACTGTCGTTGACGCCACGGTCTTCGGCGTGCCGGTCGCCTATCGCATCGGCAGCCCGGGCCGGCATATCGCCCTGAACAGCCTCGCCGTGCTGGCCGCTGTCAAGGCGCTCGGTGGCGATCTAGCGCTGGCGGCGCTGGCGCTCTCGGAGCTCGCGCCGCCGGTTGGCCGGGGCGAGCGCACGCGCCTGACGGTTGCCGGCGGTGAGGTGCTTCTCATAGACGAAAGCTACAACGCCAATCCGGCCTCCATGCGCGCGGCTATCGAGGCTCTTGGGCAGTCCGACATCGGGTTCCGGGGGCGCCGCATCGCCGTGCTCGCCGACATGCTGGAACTGGGCAGCGAGAGTGAGCGGCTGCACGAGGCGCTTGTCGCAACTTTGGAAGAGAACGCCGTCGATGTGGTCTTCGCGGCCGGTCCCGCGATGAAGAGCCTCTGGCGTCATTTGCCCATGAACCTGCGCGGCTCCTATGCGCCCGCTCCGGCGGAGCTGGAGGCCACGGTCACGGCGGCGCTTCGGGCCGGCGACGTCGTCATGATCAAGGGCTCGAACGGAACACGCATATCCCGGCTCGTCACAGCGTTGAAAGGCCGTTTTGCAGATACTGCCCCCGCGACGGTCAAGGCGTAAGCGGGCCCACTAGACTCAAGGAATAGTCGCGCATGTTCACCTGGCTCGCGGAGTTCTCCGGTACCTTCTCCGCCCTCAACGTCTTCCGTTACATCACCTTCCGTGCGGGTGGCGCGACGGCGACGGCCCTGTTCTTCGTCTTCATGTTCGGGCCGTGGCTGATCTCTCTGCTCAGGGTGAAGCAGGGCAAGGGGCAGCCGATCCGCGTGGATGGCCCGCAGTCGCATCTGGCCAAGCGCGGCACGCCGACCATGGGCGGCCTGATGATCCTTTCAGGCATCATCGTGTCGACGCTGCTCTGGGGCAATCTCGCCAACGCCTATGTGTGGATCGTGCTGTTCGTCACGGTCGGCTTCGGCGCGATCGGCTTCTACGACGATTATCTGAAGGTCACCAAGCAATCCCACAAGGGCTTTTCCGGCCGCTCGCGCCTCGCCATAGAGGCCGCGATCGCCTGCGTTGCGTGCCTCGCCCTTGTCTACGTCAGCAAGGGCGCGTTGCCGCCCGCGCGCCAGTTTCTCGCGACCTCGATCGCCATCCCCTTCTTCAAGGATCTTCTCCTCGACATCGGGCTCCTGTTCGTGATCTTCGGCGGCTTCGTCATCGTCG encodes:
- a CDS encoding glycine zipper domain-containing protein, whose amino-acid sequence is MKKILAIGLITVGMAGGLAACNTPQDRAVGGAVIGGATGAAVGGLATGRASGALVGGAVGAAGGALVGAATAPACETYYYRGRQYQDC
- a CDS encoding transglycosylase SLT domain-containing protein; translation: MKGAYRNVRMLLTASLLATVGCITAASAQSERRALEIPPDLQATAKATGKNGKGDYRRKAQRTRAGGSSVATSSGSVSPQAAAVPEVKALAPDPAQAVTPQPKVASTATGRRKAPRPLDLKSAALRKPVAASLVTGAPRSPVASATAAEGPADKADVTSSIAVRTPQPPPAPARAAAAPAKPLKVAIAEPGTAEIAATRSMTDAGPAAGGVHSLIARHASANGVPVDLAIAVVRVESRFNPRARNGVNVGLTQISTATARGMGYQGPIQGLYDADTNLRYGIRYLAQAYRLAGGDTCRTVLKYQAGHRATSMTGAARAYCAKVKPHVSRR
- a CDS encoding transglycosylase SLT domain-containing protein, yielding MRFVKVIACISFSTFCMAGAASATETRTGPEVPGALDINRMGELVLGIKVSQPLIDAHSHPVIGYKGAIRVKAGKALRYNSAYRSRYTALIAHYAKENGLPERLVDAVMRVESRYKQNAFSGVAVGLMQIKPSTARDIGYVGTVAGLYTPDVNIMYGVKYLAGAYRRAGGDMCGTIMRYNSGYYAKRPNATNRDYCAKVKGIIAEDIRQNQPDASKQVVADRG
- a CDS encoding RNA 2'-phosphotransferase — protein: MSKAISQFLSYVLRHAPDSIGLQLDPQGWADVDTLITKARTAGQNLDRETLLAVVAASDKQRFTLSPDGKRIRAAQGHSVNVDLGIAPSEPPAVLHHGTARRNLGSIFAEGLKPGQRQHVHLSLTAETARTVGMRHGSPAILTVDTGAMRQAGFTFLEAENGVWLTNHVPPEFLAVISE
- the mraZ gene encoding division/cell wall cluster transcriptional repressor MraZ, with product MDRFVSNFTNRLDAKGRVSIPASFRAVLVRDGFEGLYVHPALDTPALDAGGNALLTEIDGLLSTLSPYSEERDHLSTALLGTSEVLKVDTEGRVILTDTLRDHAGISDHVTFVGHGQKFQMWKPDLFRTHLEEARAKVRELKRALGTATLGTAPKVPGSSGARE
- the rsmH gene encoding 16S rRNA (cytosine(1402)-N(4))-methyltransferase RsmH — encoded protein: MTTGRGGGQAGDGPADTAGGPARHIPVLLEEVLDALAPQPGGSYLDGTFGAGGYTGAILKAADGVRVVALDRDPDAIRDGRPLVEAAAGRLHLIEGRFGDLEDHAAEAGFLPLDGVVLDIGVSSMQVDQGERGFSFRNDGPLDMRMEQAGRSAADIVNEADEGEIADILYHFGEERRSRAIARAILEARRRAPIRTTGELADLVAGIVRAEPNGPHPATRSFQALRIAVNDELGELVRALHAAERVLKPGGRLVVVTFHSLEDRIVKQFMARRSARTAGVSRHLPGEAVDDATFTLATRGPVIASETELRANPRARSAKLRAAERTTAPPRAEDEDVLALAALPEAGRAGKPRSKSGGPGSGRPGSSRGRTRT
- a CDS encoding penicillin-binding protein 2, whose protein sequence is MSNVPTIDAPYSGQYGSDATVAPGERPSPAGRARRILLAIIAFLSRFFHMRADKGVARIGLVGVFFSLLFMLIIGRLTLLALAPEAQSEFHRRATAAIMASRPDIVDRNGVILATDVKTASVFAEPRNIIDKDEATELLTAVLPDLNATDLRNRLGTKRGFVWVKREVSPKQQAEVHRLGIPGVGFIPENRRVYPNGPIGAHILGFANVDHEGIAGIEKYLDGQGLQALSGFGFARSADDMKPIALSLDLRATHAVRDELVKGMAYFRAKAAAAAILDVNTGEIVSLVSLPDFDPSNPVDAQDKDRINRLNVGVYEMGSTFKALTVAMALDSGKANINSTYSTAGGMMRFGRQVIREYHGTGRTLTVPEVFVHSSNMGSIKMALSVGVEGHKAFLRKMGQLDRMRTELPESAEPLVPGRWGEINTATIAFGHGLAVAPIQALAAVGALVNGGYFIKPTFLKRSEADAKADAPRVIKPETSEAMRYIMRINAERGSARKTEEATSGAYYIGGKTGTAEKVINGRYAKNKNFTTFMAIAPADKPKYVFLTLYDEPQATPESYGYTTAAWNAGVTTGKIIERVAPLLGLPPHTAPLAVAFPTMARQGAWGIR
- a CDS encoding UDP-N-acetylmuramoyl-L-alanyl-D-glutamate--2,6-diaminopimelate ligase, which gives rise to MKSPVSEAARSLGDLIPGQFAESEARRAIAGLTADSRAVKPGFLFAAVPGTKTDGLTFAGDAVARGAVAIIGEGPRPADVPTDIVFAQVTNVRRVLALAAARFYPRQPETIVAVTGTSGKSSVAEFTRQIFAALGHQAASLGTIGVVAPGGAVYGSLTTPDPVALHRTLDQLAGDGVTHLAMEASSHGLDQHRLDGVRLTAGAFTNLGRDHLDYHPTVEAYLEAKLRLFTDLLPGDAAVVVNADAPESKAVADAARARGLRLISVGEAGADLKLEGIEQQGFDQVLSISHGGSAETVRLPLAGDFQASNALVAAGLAIAAGEDVRQALAALSGLAGVKGRMDRVATINGALVIVDFAHKPDALDHVLTALRPYARGKLVVVFGTGGDRDQGKRPIMGRIAVERADVVIVTDDNPRSEDPATIRAAILAAAPGAREIGDRAAAIRTAVAELKAGDVLVIAGKGHETGQIIGTKTLPFSDHDAVTEAIAALRLP
- a CDS encoding UDP-N-acetylmuramoylalanyl-D-glutamyl-2,6-diaminopimelate--D-alanyl-D-alanine ligase; protein product: MSATMTSSKSLWTGAELAEAMGARLEGEAAGAITGVSIDTRTLAPGDAYFSIRGDVHDGHAFVAEAFRRDAAAAVVDEAHVGELAGAGPMIVVPDVLRGLESAARASRARSPARFVAVTGSVGKTSTKEALRLALGSQGEVHASAASYNNHWGVPLSLARMPAHCDFGVFEIGMSAPGEIVPLTHMVRPHVAVVTTVAPVHLEFFPSIAAIADAKGEVFLGLEPGGVAVINRDIGEYGRLKSHAMASPAGRIITFGEHDEADVRARRIIPQADCTVVDATVFGVPVAYRIGSPGRHIALNSLAVLAAVKALGGDLALAALALSELAPPVGRGERTRLTVAGGEVLLIDESYNANPASMRAAIEALGQSDIGFRGRRIAVLADMLELGSESERLHEALVATLEENAVDVVFAAGPAMKSLWRHLPMNLRGSYAPAPAELEATVTAALRAGDVVMIKGSNGTRISRLVTALKGRFADTAPATVKA